One Silene latifolia isolate original U9 population chromosome 4, ASM4854445v1, whole genome shotgun sequence DNA segment encodes these proteins:
- the LOC141651540 gene encoding protein FAR1-RELATED SEQUENCE 5-like, which yields MQNVSGDEFCRIVESEFTPFVGQQFNDIEEAVKFYKMYALACGFDVRRYTTKKWRDGTIKSKLLVCNREGFTYAKKLCKDKEIELFKDTQEGEEIGEKQRRKTKVRRIGCKARIRLLMFNGVLLVYRFHAGHNHELVEVRDREFQKLSRKLHKYHKELIVYNSRLKIGATRTYKMCKEHVNGFENIGASLTDFKNFHRNVKCYINERDGQLFIDRFKNMAETHENFFFDYEVDADGSLIRAIWANGIARQNYSVFGDAVSFDPTYSTKKYDMVFTPFTAIDNHKCSINFCGPILFRENEDYFDWVFKRFLVAMGGKEPEYIITDKDAGIIKSVKIVFKTARHRFCMWHIMNKVPVKYGGTTKDYPEFIKKLNAIIWDDELEPDEFDVRWGEIMKEHAVGKSAWFEEVYLKRRQWVMAHCRDLNMGSVMRTTQRSESENSFFKKFENNSGTLVEFWMRFESAIDQQRHTQKKTDNDNRNTSPKMVTQCPIEWHAARVYTHAVFDEFQEEIKMSTNGLGARGFTVENEIELTKVKDSLRGRVFEVHFRPGTYEATCSCRKFERAGIICRHIIWIYSSNGVQSIPKSYVVRRWRKDAVYDASDGKEIIDRKQIEMTKLWSEIHDTVGVLRGKDKDDIETLSNLIRDLREKLSPSAEELTKQQEIEQLLGYKASKEITILPPKHAKNKREWQKDVV from the exons ATGCAAAATGTAAGCGGAGATGAATTTTGTAGGATTGTAGAAAGCGAGTTTACACCATTTGTCGGGCAACAGTTCAATGACATAGAGGAAGCTGTAAAGTTCTATAAGATGTACGCTCTTGCATGTGGTTTCGATGTGCGTAGATACACGACAAAGAAGTGGCGTGACGGGACCATTAAATCAAAACTTTTAGTTTGTAACCGAGAGGGATTTACATACGCAAAAAAGCTGTGCAAAGACAAAGAGATTGAATTATTTAAGGACacacaagagggggaagaaattgGAGAAAAGCAGCGGAGAAAAACGAAAGTAAGGAGGATTGGGTGCAAAGCGAGGATTAGATTGCTCATGTTCAATGGTGTTTTATTAGTTTACCGATTTCACGCGGGACATAATCATGAACTTGTTGAAGTTAGAGATAGGGAGTTTCAAAAGTTGTCAAGGAAACTACACAAGTATCATAAGGAGCTCATAGTCTATAACTCGAGG TTGAAGATAGGTGCTACAAGGACATATAAAATGTGCaaggaacatgttaatgggtTCGAAAATATTGGTGCGAGTTtaactgacttcaagaatttccaTAGAAACGTTAAGTGCTATATTAATGAGagggacggtcaattgttcatagATCGATTTAAAAACATGGCAGAAACACATGAAAATTTCTTCTTCGATTATGAAGTCGATGCCGATGGAAGCTTGATCAGGGCGATATGGGCGAATGGTATTGCTCGACAAAACTACTCTGTATTTGGTGATGCTGTGTCTTTCGATCCAACATACTCGACAAAAAAGTATGACATGGTATTTACACCTTTCACGGCTATTGATAATCACAAGTGCTCAATAAATTTTTGTGGTCCAATTCTTTTCAGGGAGAACGAGGACTATTTTGATTGGGTGTTCAAACGTTTTTTGGTGGCAATGGGTGGGAAGGAACCGGAATATATTATAACCGACAAAGATGCGGGTATTATAAAGTCTGTCAAGATTGTTTTTAAGACAGCTAGGCATCGCTtctgcatgtggcatatcatgaacaaggtTCCAGTCAAATACGGGGGTACAACCAAAGATTATCCCGAATTTATAAAGAAGTTAAATGCCATAATCTGGGACGACGAACTTGAACCGGATGAATTTGACGTTCGCTGGGGCGAGATAATGAAGGAGCATGCCGTTGGTAAATCTGCTTGGTTTGAGGAAGTGTACCTTAAAAGGAGGCAATGGGTGATGGCCCATTGTAGGGACCTGAATATGGGAAGTGTTATGAGGACaacacaaagatcagagagtgAAAATAGTTTCTTTAAAAAGTTTGAGAACAACAGTGGAACATTGGTTGAATTCTGGATGCGTTTTGAAAGTGCAATTGACCAACAAAGACATACCCAGAAGAAAACTGATAATGACAATAGGAACACGTCCCCAAAAATGGTAACTCAATGTCCTATCGAGTGGCATGCAGCAAGAGTATACACACATGCCGTATTCGATGAGTTTCAAGAAGAGATAAAAATGTCAACGAATGGACTTGGTGCCAGGGGTTTCACCGTGGAGAATGAAATAGAGCTGACAAAAGTAAAGGATAGCTTAAGAGGAAGAGTTTTTGAGGTTCATTTCAGACCAG GAACATATGAGGCAACATGCTCGTGTAGAAAGTTTGAAAGAGCTGGAATAATATGTAGGCACATCATTTGGATTTATTCAAGTAATGGTGTTCAGTCCATACCGAAATCGTACGTGGTTCGAAGATGGAGAAAGGATGCAGTATACGACGCCTCTGATGGCAAGGAAATAATTGATCGAAAACAAATCGAAATGACAAAGTTATGGTCTGAGATACATGACACTGTTGGAGTACTAAGGGGTAAAGATAAGGATGATATTGAGACCTTGTCCAACTTAATTAGGGATTTAAGAGAGAAGCTGTCACCGTCAGCGGAGGAATTGACAAAGCAGCAAGAAATTGAACAACTACTGGGTTATAAGGCCAGCAAGGAGATAACAATATTGCCTCCCAAACATgcgaaaaacaaaagggagtGGCAAAAGGATGTTGTCTAA
- the LOC141651541 gene encoding uncharacterized protein LOC141651541: MPSESKPEHIPPSSPLYLHPSESPNLSLSQIIFDGDNYQLWADAVRNGLDAKNKLTFIEGTVKRPVVEEGAQEIMEAVAWRQCNAMIKAWLRNSIDPKLHPSIVFSETVVEIWKELRDRYSTGNDP, encoded by the coding sequence ATGCCGAGCGAATCCAAACCAGAGCACATACCCCCTTCTTCACCTCTATATTTACACCCAAGTGAAAGCCCTAACCTATCTCTATCACAAATTATTTTCGATGGAGATAATTATCAATTATGGGCAGATGCGGTGCGAAACGGTCTCGATGCTAAGAATAAATTAACTTTCATCGAGGGTACCGTGAAGAGGCCAGTCGTGGAGGAAGGTGCACAAGAGATCATGGAGGCCGTTGCTTGGCGACAATGCAATGCCATGATTAAGGCATGGTTGAGAAATTCCATTGATCCAAAACTCCATCCAAGCATAGTTTTTTCTGAAACCGTTGTTGAAATATGGAAGGAACTACGTGATCGATATTCCACCGGGAATGATccttga